CAGGTTTGACTCTCCTAAGCCACCTGCCCCAAGTCCCTTCTTTCGGGATCCACAACGACCTTGGGTTCCTCCAGTGTAGCAACAGTGCCCTTGGGGCTCCATCCACGGCTTCACTGAGTGGAAACTTGGAAGAAGTAGAGAGAAAATTCCCCATCTCGTGTGCCCCACAAGTTGCAGTCACAAGGAATGGTTAATCCAGGCACGAGAGGCAATCCTGGTAAATGCACAGGCGGGCGGGGCACGGATCTACACTCCTCCATCTCCATTACAGTGCCGCCGGCATCCACGGCTCTCTATGGACCAGTGTGTTCTCCTCTCTGAGCTTTCCACGTTTCTTCATCCCCAATTCCTCCCCAGCTCTGCAGAGGAACATGGGATGCCCCTGCTCAAATCTTCAACTGTTTGTGATCACCCAGTGGAGATGCTTGAGTCCTGTGCACAGCCCAGGAAGGCCTCCCCATGCGGTTCTGACTACATGCTCGCTCATCCTCCATGCCCCGCTATGAACTTCACTCCAGCAATGCGACGCCCCTCCTCATTCTGAGACGCCTACGGCTTAGCAGGTCCCTGAGCCTGTGTGGAACATACACACTCCACCAGAGCAGGAGCTCTGTCCATCCTGACCTCTGGGACGGAGGCTGGCACTTGGTGGGTAGGGTCCCCTTGTGGATGCAGGAACTTTAAAAGTTCTGACATTTTGTTGTTCtgatggttgtttttgtttttttatggctcattttttgagacagagtctcactctgtggcccaggctggagtgcagtgttgcaatcactgctcactgcagcctccaacttctggactcaagcagtcctcccaactgagcctcttgagtagctgggaccacaggcacatgacaccatgctctatttaaaaaaaaatttttttgtagagatgaagtcttactatgttccccaggctggtctcaaattcgtggcctcaactgatccttctacctcagcctcccaaagcactgggattacaggcataaatcaTCGTGCCCAGCCCTGATCGTTGTTTTGAActgacatttttctaaaataaatttcttaaaaacgAAAGTATAATACCAACAGAAATAAGCAGTCAGCTTTGCAAACTCCTCCAAGGCAGGTGTGCCCATGAGCCTGCCCCACAGACCCCAGGGCAGATCACCAAGACAGAAGCCCCTGTACCTTCACTGaggctctgcctccctccctccagagTACTGTAATCTTAATTCTAATACCAAGTGTTGCTTTTCACTGCTTTTGGATCTTACGTAACAATCCTACAGCTGTACTCCTTGTGACTTTGATCAGTTCAATTCCAAAGTTGATCCTAGCAGGGATATGCCTCTCAGAACCCTGTCAATTTCACCCATGGGTGCCAGCCACCCTGTCCCCATCCAAAAGCATCAGCTCAAACCAGTGCAAAGGCTATTTCACAGTTAGCATTAGGGAGCCCTCTCAGTAGCCTCTGTGCTCCCAGGTCTGGGTTGGATCACAGAGGCAGGAGTTCTGGGGCTGATCATGCAAGTTTCTAACCACCCTAGGCCTAGGTGTGGTCCTGCTGGGAGGAATGCTGAGGAGTGAGCCCTGGGGCAGGTGACGCTGGATGCAGAAGTCCCAGGTAGGTAGGGTGGCAGGGTGAGCCACAGGCAGGTGGGCCTGTGAACAAACCCTCCTGAGGATATGATCAGGTTGTAAACGGAACCGTAACTTTTTGGGTAATGTGAGTCAGCCCTTAAGCCTATGTTAACCACCGAAAAGAGAATTAACCTTTGGGGCTTTGCAAGGCTCCAGCTGGTGTCATAAAGTAGTAACAAAAAACTGCTCTTCAGTAGCTTGAgggaaaatctttgaaaaataccTCTCTGGGAGCAGCTTCCCCATCTCAAAAGATGTAGCATAGTGCTTTTACAACACCTCGCCTGCACAATTTTCTAAGTGGAGTTGCAGTATTAAGGCCAGACCTCAGCCCAGGACCGCTCTCCGCTGAGCTCAGAGCTGTGCAGTCTGAGCCCTTCAAAAACATCTACTGGATTCTGCCAGCAGAAACAGTTCTTGATCATCATTCCCTGTTATCTGTGGCAAAGTTCTGACTATTCATGATCATAAGCTGAATATGAGAAGAGATCCAGTATACAAATGTTTTGCCCATGTGAAAATAAGAGCTCAGGTTGCTTtattcaattttaaattattgcagagaaagaaagcaggtaAATACTTTCATGAGAGAGCTTTTTGTCATAGGTTCTCACGTCTTTCCTCAAGCTACTCTTAACAAAGTACTGTATGTGACAAAATTAAGTTTATTAACAACTTCAGGACAGCAAATGAGTACAAGAAAGCAGGAGAGAACTACACAGAGTTAGGGTAATCTACAGTTGGAGATGCAATACACAACACTGTGGTTTTGCTGGGGAGGCTGGTGCCATTTTATTCCAAAGCAGGAAGGAATCTTACCATGGATTTATGAATTAGGTGGACTCCCAAAGCAGTAAAAATGGCAAATGTGGGTGGTGCCATGAGTAGTTACTAGATTGATCCCAGGAGttaaagatcagcctgggcaacatggcaaaatcctgtctctataaaaaatacaaaatagctaggtgtggtagtgcatgcccgtagtcccagatactcgggaggctaaggtgggaggatcacctgaggtcaatacTACAGTAAGcagggattgtgccactgcactccagcctaggcaacagagtgaggccctgtctcaaaaaacaaaaacaaaccgtggtcagtatacatgtggtgtattTTTGATGCTGTTTCCACGCCTAATACACAGCAGGGATAATTTCTGCGGGCTGCACAATTGGCCTAAAGTCATACTGTCATTCTGATGGTATACCTATTTAATTATCATCACCAACAGTAATAGGAAGCCATGAACACTTTGGCTCCTATcttttcagcaaaaaaaaaaaaaaaaaacccaaaaaacaaagaacaaaaaacaaaacacacacacacacaaatgcaactAATGAGAGGCAGGAGGGGCTATGGAAAGCATTCTCACTTTCCTTCTTGGCAACGCCACATCTATAAGCTTCGCACAGAACTGCACAGAAGTTACTGCATGATGGTGAGACCTGATCAGGGGGTGCCTCCTCTTCCACTGGATGCAGCTCAACAGGGCAAGGGAAAACTCATGCTGAGATAACAAGATCCCTTTGTCCAACAAAAACCTCCAGGTGAGCACGATAAAGagatcaaaacaaaaaatatatactaaccATGGGGATATTTCTCCCTCATGATGGGGATACTGATCCCCAAGGGCCTTTTGGCTATGAAGATCAACTGCTATACTCAATACAGGGGTTCAGAACatcattttttctgtatttttacaataGCTAATGCTTAACAGGAATGTTTCCCAAGAACTGCTTGCCTGAACTGAGACCAAGCCTATGGGAGGGCTGACACTCTACAGAAGAGGATCTGACCTACTCAGCACAGGCCTAGAGGGCAGAATAAGAgccaaaggaaggaagaaagttaAAGAAATGTAGAAATCTGATTCTATTTAAGGAAGAGCTTTCTAACAATCTGTTTTCTCCAAAAATGGGATTGGCCTACTCGAACCGACGCTGCGCTCCAGCAGGGCTGGATGGCCATCTGTCGGGGACGGGCGCGGGCCCAGTGCCGGCTCCAGGACGGGCGGCTGGCTCAGTCTGAGAGCCTGGGAGTACACGCATTGGCTGAACCGATCACAGCTCATGAAAAAACTAAGCATGCTGGGCGGAAGATGTGGTTCATAGTTTTAATTTGTGGCTTTGTCTTTTCTCCTTCTAGAAAACTGAGGAAGAAAACTGACAAGGTTTTCAAGGGAATTTCCAGGTCACCCAGAGAACTCGCCTGGCCTTGTTCTACTTCCTACAAGTCTCTAAGCACTTCATGCTTTACTGGAATCttgtaaatacaaaaaaaaaaaaaaaaaaaaaaaaaaagacacacaacaAGTCAACAATGTAACAATGTTTGGCATCACTAAAAAGATGGTACTTTGGTGAAAGGtagaaattggaaaaataaagctCAGGACAACCTTCAAGTTTTTCTCTATTCATGCTACCCTCTTTTTTTGGTAACCACAGTTAATTAAGAGTTATAAGCATAAAACAGTGTTTCTTTCAAGTGGCATGCTTATGTGGGGGAAGAAAAGATGAAAGGGAGGCAGCTCAGTGGAGAAGGAGCATATTGCTAATCAAAAATGAAATTTCTCCATCAGGCTGAGAATCTATGATGGCCAGTGAGCTGGTATGATTCATACGAAGTTCCATGTCTCACTTATCTCTCCAAATCATGGTAAGAACCTAATCCATACACAAAAATACTACCTAATACATGAAGGCTTTCGATGATTTTGCAAAGGGAGTTTAGACTTTTCAAgatggcagaaaagaaaagatgaacatTTTGCAACACCCACCACATTTGGTGTATAATTTTACTTTCAGTTTTCCTACGTATTCCTCATTCTCCATTCCCCGAAAGAAAACAAATCCTCttgttagaaatttttttaaaaccccaaGTAAATGTGACACAGGTGataatattaactcatttcactAGCAAGCCCTTAAGTGATAACCTGCAGTCTTGGATACAGACAACATTATACTCATAAGAAGATAACAACGTTTTAAATGTCAGCTCAGATGAGTCATTCTTCAAAAAAGTCCTCGCAATTATTTTCTCAGGTAATCTGAGGCAGTAAATACTGTAAGTCAGTTCCGTGTGCATGTAAAGGCAAGACTGGATACTGTTAACTTTGTGTAACTCCAGGAGGGCACTGCCCATAACCTGACAACACCTGGGAAAACAAGAGGCACATggggagccaggcacggtggctcacgcctgtaatcccagcactttgggaggccaaggtgggcggatcacaaggtcaagagatcgagaccatcctggctaacacggtgaaaccccatctctactaaaaatacaaaaaattagccggacgtggtggcgggtgcctgtagtcccagctactcgggaggctgaggcaggagaatggtgtgaacccgggaggtggagcttgcagtgaggcgagatcacgccactgcactccagcctgggcaaaagtgtgagactctgtctcaaaaaaaaaaaaaaaaaaaaaaagaggcacacGGGGACAACAGTATGGCTGAACTAGGCCCCCACCCTGGAGCGGCCTCTGATGTCACAAAGCTGCCCTCTTAGCTAACAGCACCCAGGACTGTGGTGTGATGTAGCATCCATTTCAGAGAGGGAAAAAGTGCTTTGGCTGTCCCCTGCTCTAGGCATGTAGGCCAAATGGACAGGATTTTATAAGAGAGAAAGAACTTCATGTCACGACACTGGCAGAGCTGGGTAGACTTAGAGGTGAGAATTCCAAGTCAGGCTCCTCTAACGTCTTGATACAAGGAGATACCTGTGCAGGGGTCCCAAGCACACAGAAGTGTCTCCATACACAGGACCCCAAACTCCAGAATCTCCAGGAAATGAAAAAcatcctctttctccatcttcatctCTTAATTCTTAGATTATTAAAAAAGACAACTAGGaagatattaacttttaaaacagacttttttgttgttgttgttgaaacagCAAACTAACTAGAAAGATGAACAGTGTCCCTTGAAATGCACAAGGCTTCCTCTCTCCAGAGGGTGAAACACTCACCTAGTGTGTCCTTCAGGTTCTTCACGAGGGAGCCCTTCTTCAGGCTGTTCTTCCGCTCCACGTAGTTGGACGGCACATAGCCCGTCCTGTTGGCCGCGTTCctcacccgccaccacgtcttgGAGTCGTCCAGCAACCACAGCCGCTCGTTCTTCTTGATGTCCAGCTCCTGGTCCTGCTGGGCGGTGTAGTCCCACTTGGCTATCACAATAACTTCTTCTGTCATCTTTCATGGAGTCCTTCTGCCAGCAAAACATTTGGAGACGCTCATTAGAGAACTACCCGGACACTTCATCCTTTGCACCAACTTGAAAAATTAGGCACTGACAGCTTTTATTACAACTCTGCAACCGGTTTTCTCCTGGGTCTTGAAATGCTCAACTTTAAAATGACCTTCTTTCAACAAGCTTTAGTATTTGGTTTAGAAACAGCAACCTTATAAAACAAATCCTATGTTACTGTTTGCTGTACATGGGGAAATCTGACCCTCTaacaaaaacaaacttgaaaaaaattctaaataacatTATAATTAAATGAGTCCATTTCATTAAGTAACACTGCCTCCTGATAACTGTTAGGTTTACACTCATTTTCTCAGGATATGCTGTGTcttataaacatatttaataaatcaaCATAACCAAACTACtcctataaattaaaattaacattgtACTAATAACAAGGTGGTATCCTGGATTGGatcatgaaacagaaaaagaaaattaatggaaATACTGGTGAAATCAAAATAAAgtctaataataacaataacaataaataattgtCAATCTCTTAGTTGGGACAACACACCAGTAAGATGTTACTGCATTCACGTAAGATGTTAACACAATGAGAAACCAGGTAAAGGGTATAAGGGAATGTTCTGTACTATATTGGAaacttttttataaatataaaattattcccCAAAACTttcattcacacaaaaacctgtgcaGAGACGTctgtagcagctttattcataattgctcaAATTTGGAAGCAAGCAAAATGTCCTTTAGTAGGACACAGTTTATAGATacataaactgtggtatatccagacaatgaaatattattcagtaccaaaaagaaatgagctatcaagccatgaaaagacatagcGGAACCTTAAACGCATACtgctaggtgaaagaagccaatctgaaaaggctacacactGTGTGATTCTGACAGTTTATCCTTAACCAAACTTCAGCCAAATTCTTTGAATCTTCTTCCCATTAAGGCCTCAACTTTTGCACTTCCGTGTCCATCTCTGCATTGCCCAATTTTTGCAAGACTCTCCTGCTAAGGTGCTCTAGCTGGAATCCTCCACTCTCAACATCTGATCAGGTTCCTCATCCTCTACCATCCCCCAGGTGACAGCTGATCACCCCGTCCTGCCTTCAGAAGAATCCTGTTCggtcagtttagccagaatccccaCGCTCCacccctgatgtttcctcttagtaattttccacccACCAACTCCCTTATTTTGCTCCTTGCCTATAAATGCCCACTCTTCCTTGTTGTCTTAATATTAGGAGTCAAACCCAATCTCTTTCTTGACTGCAAAACCCTACTGTAGTAGTCCCTCGGAATAAAATCTGCCTTACTGTTCTTCAACAAATGTCATGaataagttttttctttaaaacggTATGACATACTGGAAAAGACAAATCTATGGAGACAGTAAGAAAATAAGTGCTTGCCTGGggcaagagggaagggagggatgcAAGGGTGAAGCACAGGATTTTTAAGGCTGTGAAACTACTCTGCTCAATACTATAATGGCGGACAcctgtcattatacatttgttaaaatctataaaatgtgCAACATCAAAAGTGAACATaacatttttccaaaatgaaaagtttatcaaaacaacaataaatagaTGCGTGTATTATATATCCACTAAAGTCAATTTTGGAAGTAATAAATAGCAAAAGTGtggctgaataaataaaataaataatcaactgTTTTAGCAACTCTGTACTTCTTAGGTAGAAGATGAACCAATATTCTTTAAGCAGAAAAATTCAATATTCAGTCCTTAAACTAactagacatttctccaaactaGGGAGAAATGAATGATGAAAACACTCAGGACTAAAATCCCCTTCCTCCCTGACAGAGAGAAGTTCTCATTATTGTATAGGGATGACTTTAGGATTACAGGGGACCTATGCACATTGACTCCATGGAAGCataaataccatttttaaataacatattttctactagatgctaaaaaaatttttttataatacaCGTTTCTTTCATGAATTAACTTCCAAATTTAAAGATAACAAACCTTTTGGGAAGGAGGAAAGCCTCtgcataatatatacaatatttaagAGGATAAAGTTTACATGAAGCTCCTATCAGAACTGGAGACAATTTTGTTATCCACTTTCAGAAAATCTCAAGTGCATACCATGTAGAACTCACTAACCTGAGCTTTATGTCAGATTAGACTTTTGAAAGTCATAAAGGCAGATTTTCTAAGTAACAAGAATAAGAGCAATAGCAGTAACAGGAATGGAATATTCAGAGAATATTCCATCTGAATAccacatttctttcttaattACACAATTTCCACAAGGTTTTAACAAGAGCAGCCCATCGCTTAAGGCCAGTCAAGATCTCGCCAATCAAAGCTGTTTATTAATATTTCCCACTGCATGAAGGGTAGTTAAGTAAAGAGCTGGCTGGGCAGGATCTATTTTCACGCACACCGAACATCATATAGAAGCTTTAAAAATTCCACTGCCTGAGCCCTACTGCAAGCCAATTATATCAGTATCTTTATGAAAGAGGCCTGAGCATCCAAGGAGTTTTACATCTTGCCATGTAATTCTTCCGAGCCTTAGATGGGAAAGGCCAAGTGAGAGAACCGAGCCACGAAACAACACCCCACAGAACTTCCCCTGGGCCACAACCCTGAGCTCTGCGAAATGCAATGGGAAGTAAATGTTGAGCAGTGATGCGCACCTGCCACATGCCAAGGCGTTTGATCTTGGGAAAACACCCACCTTTCAGGGAGGTGTCATCCTTTAGGAGACTGTGTCACAGAGATTGAATGCCTTATTTAATGACAGtcaggatttgagcccaggccTGTGGACCTCCCCTCCCCGACCCGCCCAACCGTCCGATGCGTGGTCTGCATTTTGATAGGCTTATTCCAACTCAGAATTCTAAGATTCTAGGACACGTGAAAATTAAAAGTTCCCATACAACTAGGAAATGACTGCCTATTGGTTAGCCATTGCAATGGGTTTAACCCTATTTTAATGGCTCAATGACAGCCCACATCAAtttaaaccaaaccaaaacaaaacaaaaccgaaCCTGCTTCTGAAGACCAGTCAATCGACGTCCGGCTCGCTCACTTACTGCACTGACGCCCACCAATTCACCACCACCTCATATCAGAGGGCCAGCCAATAAACGACCACTTCACTCCAGTGAAATCCACCAATCAACAACTAAGTCACACCAGAGGGCCAGCCAATCAACAACTGCCTCACTGCAGTGAGACTGCTTCAGAGGGACAGCCAATCAATGACAGCTCCATTGGCGTAATCACGCCTCAGTAGCTAAAGGTTAACCAATCCCTGAACGCTTCCGCTTCTGAAACTCCTGGAGCACTGGAAGCCACACTTCCCAAGACCCTTAGAAAGCTCAGctccggccgggtgcggtggctcacgcctgtaatcccagcactttgggagccccaggcaggcgcttcacgaggtcaggagatggaaaccatcctggctaacacggtgaaacctgtctctaataCAAGAAGAgcagccgggggtggtggcacgctcctgtagtcccagctactccggaggctgaggcaggagaatcgcttgaacccgggaggcggaggttgcagtgagccgagatcgcgccactgcactccagcctaggcgacagagcgagactccgtctcagaaaaaaaaaaaaaagctcagctcTGTGCCGGACACCGACTTAGCAGCCCGGTATCCTCAATGAAGGAGGCACCCCCTACAGTTTTTTGTTCTGAAGCTGAGTTATGGCCATGCACTGATACAACAATGGCTCCCTCATTTACACAGCCGGGCTGGGCTGCTGCCCTCAGAGACCCCAAAACAAGTGGGAAGGAAGAGTGCCCCATCACCCTGCATCCTCACAGGCTTCGGTCTTTTCTCTCTTTGCCAACACAGGTTGGAAAGGCTGGCTGGAAGCCCATCTGGAGGGTCTTGTTGGCCGAGAGTTGAGGTTGCATCCCTTGGATGCTGTTTCTTAAAACCCAACAGGACCATGTGGTATTTTCAGTTAAGAGTAATTTGCTATGGTGCAGGATGGATTTGAACAGAAAGAGACTGCAGATGAACCATTATTCTACAATAAAATTAGACATACAAACTGACAAATTTCCAATGTGAAAAAGCCTCAACAGAAGAAAGtctgaaaaaaaatgcattccaGCTAATTGACTACTGAAATTTTAAGTCAGAGATGGTATTCTGATTTAGTCTAGGCAAGACCATCATAGAAGTCTGATCCAAAGAACAACGCATGTTTTTCTCTCTAGCTTAGCAGTTCAAGGAAACCTAATTTTTGGCTTCATTACTACAGCTAGTTAAGTTTATTACTCAGGTCTAGCCCAAAGAGAGAAGGGCTACAAATTTGATATTATATAGCCAGATTACATCTTGTATGTCATGTGACCACTCTAAAACACAGCTTAGCAAGACCCCCAAGTTATGCTGGAAAAACAGCTCTCAGAACCTCATGAGCTAAGCTGCTGTTTCAAGTCTTGGATGGGAATGGGTTTAAAAACAAATAGGATAGGTATAAAAACTTTCTCAGCTCAACAGTTTTCACTAACGCCTAAAATACGAGCAATCCTACTCTTAAGAccctattttctttctaaagacAATCCTATTAACCGTGTCTTGCTAGGTTAACACACTCCTGCTAGTAGCCAGTGTCCCTACAACATTAAAAAATGGTCATAGAGATTTCCAAAGAGGTCACGGGGATCAAGGTGAACCAAATATTACAGAAGAAAGGAATTAAGGGTCTGAGATTCAAGCTTAGCTGAACCATTTGTATGTTCTCCTTGGATTTcagtttcttctgtaaaatgggacaccGCCACTTGCCTCAGAAGATACTTCTGATGCTCAGGAGAAACATGAATACAAAGTGCTTTAGAGGGCAAGGTTTAACATTATATAGGTGTGGGCCTTACTACCACCTTAGCCCAGCTGCCTCTTCAACAGCCCAGGGTAATACCTCATTGAGGAGCTTGTAAACAAAGTCCTGAGGCCGGATGTGCCAGCATTAAGAGAGACTTAAGAATGGCAACTACAGTCATAATGAATACCCTCTGAATATTTATGTCATACCTGTCAGGAGGGGCCATGTTCTACCCATCTCTGCTTCATTTAACTAGGATTTACTGAGTTTTCTAAGCACCAGGTTCCTTGCAGAGTAAGACAGGCCCAGTGTCTGCTCTTCTGTGATTCAAGCCAGTGAACAAGCAGTACTGCTTCAGAGATACCCATCAAAGTGTCACTCTCCTAGCCCTCTTGTCTGACTTCCTGAAGAGCATTAGAGCATTTAGCACCAGAGACCACCTGGTCACTTACTTATTGTCTAGGAGGCCCCACTGTGTATTGACAAT
This genomic window from Pan troglodytes isolate AG18354 chromosome 12, NHGRI_mPanTro3-v2.0_pri, whole genome shotgun sequence contains:
- the NCK2 gene encoding cytoplasmic protein NCK2 isoform X2; this translates as MTEEVIVIAKWDYTAQQDQELDIKKNERLWLLDDSKTWWRVRNAANRTGYVPSNYVERKNSLKKGSLVKNLKDTLAQRLLRVP